A segment of the Zingiber officinale cultivar Zhangliang chromosome 8B, Zo_v1.1, whole genome shotgun sequence genome:
ggggtatggagccaaagatatgttggaattggttcattctgatttatgtgatcctatgactatccaggcaagaggtagtatcgaatatttcatctattttatagataactattcaagatacaaatacatttacttaatgtgccgcaagactaagtactttgattagttcaaagtgtacaaggctgatgcggagaaacgtcaaagtaaaagtattaagacactacggtgagatcgtagtggcaagtaccacttgggagaatttaggagtcacttatcaaaagtagggattcaatcccaactaactacacctggtacacccctacagaatggtgtagaaaaaggaaggtataaggctcttatggaataattagatcgatgatgagttattaccaaatttgttttaaggatatacactagaaacagaagtgaacataataccttctaaagtcagaactctctactcccatagaattgcagaatgggcataagcctagtatattcggatttgggacactgataagttgggcaggagttcacttgtttgtgagttatcctagagaaacaaaagtaggtttatagtcttaaaaatcagaaggtcattatcgatgaccgatttttagaaaatgactatgtgcccataagaaaatttgttcttaaggaaataatagaagacatgtctaatctagtaccaactgtacaagatgagataccacaaggaaactgcaacacgtatcacaaatgatacacaattgcagaaagtgccttgtcgtagtgggagggttgataagcaacctaaaaggattcatgttttgggagagttttttgacTTGAtctctggaggacatgaacctgatctccggacatatgacgaagcactccaagataaaaatgcaacatcttggcaaagagtaatgaataacagaattagaatatatgtattctaataaaatctggaagcttgtagaaacaccaaatggtgtaaaagcctttgggtgtaaaaaggtctataataggaaaagagggatagacaggaaggtagaaactttcaaaagcaaggcttgaaaaaggaaacttttcactggtagccatgtttaagtctatccagattcttttatctatttggcaagtggatgtcaagacagcattccttaatggaagtcttaaagatagcatccacataaagcaaccagaagggttcattacaaagggctaagagcatcttgtgtgaaagctcaatcagtctatggactgaggcaaagcttcaaggtcttggaacatccagtttatcaaagtaatccagacctttggatttattgagtaaacggataagtcttgtgtatacaaatggtgtgatggaaacgtggtggtgattcttgtactatacgtagataacaattttggtagttggaaacaatatcaaaatgttgtcagaagtaagggtatggttgtccaaataattcaatataaaggacttgggagaatatatatatttttgtgatcaaagtaataagggatcgcaagaaaaatatatatatagatatatcctaAGTttaatacatcgaaaaaatccttgctcgtttttagcatgcaagactcctagaaaggtttcttaccttttaagcatggagtgtctttatctaaagggatgtcttcgatgacatcaaaggagattgaggacatgtaggcagttctttatgcttcggcagttagacaacctaatgtatgctatgcacgagatcagaaatctattttgccaagggcatagtcagtagatatcaaagtaaccctagacaaggacattagactgcaataaagcatataagtaccttagaggcactagagattatatgctagtttacaaggcagttgttttggtccctatgggttgcatggattttgacttccaatcggacagGGACAATATTaggtcaacctcggggttttgtgtttactttaggaggtaaagtcataactatggaagagtgatagacataggtgtttatctggactccaccatagaagcttagtatatggcaagcctctaaggtagccataaaagctgaatgactcaataacctcaagatagatttagatatgatttctggtttgtccaaagattattacaatttgttgtaataatgttggtgcagtaacaaactcgaagaaaccataagtctatgaggcaagtaaacacaatagagcgcaagtaccacccaatacgagaaatcgtataaacgaggagaagttgttgccgcctagattgcatcagatgataacctaaggtccttaaggcaagagcttttgagaggcatgggaatcagatgtatggcagcagatatggcagcttagtcttttagtataagtgggagattgttagagtgtatacttaaagcctagcttttggtataaatatttatctagaaataagaatcacattggtaaaaagtctacatttatgataaatgtagttgctcaattaatttatattgtagataacatggtgtgtggtgtcacacgtaagatcatgttattggttccttataaattataaacagtagctcacgaccaagatggaaaggaacaaaccattggaaggtcgtagtgtaattaggtattagtatatcttaactatataattacactagtacacttagagtgtattgagtaggaccatttgaggtcgttccttttatactgactttataaaggaacaaagatctcagttattatggaagtgtgtgctcttaatcctaatataataacaagcacatatatttgatatttatttctttaatttatcaataggtgagatttagttcgatgaatcaataagcccgataagattgggaaatgatatcacttatagtgtgtgttgttgattatagaaggaaactgtgtcctagtaatctaggttgagaatgtccccaagaggagctcataaggattgtcatgttaaaccctgcaggtggacttagtccgacatgacgatgaagttgagtggtactactcttggagctagatattaattaagtgagttgtcagtaacttacttaattagtggacatttgttatcttaaagacagggagactaacacactcataataagaaggagcccaaaatgtaatttgggattggtgcggtagttcaataatagttctctagtggaatgaattattattgataaaattaagttgtgtgttcggggcgaacacgggatgcttaattttatcggagaccaaaaccaattcctcctctcggtccctatcgtagcctctagtatatagagatttatacccaccgatacccaccttcttacccatcaatggggccggccaagctagcttggaacccaagctaggccgccaagaccaagtggatgagttaagttggtggtcgccaaagcttgggtcccaagcttaggtggccgaccactagaatattaaaaggattttattaaaattatttctcatgtggatatcatgtttttaaagagagtttaaaattaaaatttcctttatagctttctacaaagattaagagaagagattaatctctttccttatttgtagtttaaaaggatggttttaatttttggtaaaaacttttcttatttgtaaatcatctatatgtttaaaagagagtttaaaatttgaaatctttccttatttgttgattaaaggaggattttaaattttaagaaaactttccttttaaacatattcatgatttaaaagaaagtttaaaaattaaatattctcttttataagtttctacaagagattaagaaaagatttgatatctttccttatttgtagattaaaagagattttaatttttagagataactttctttttatccacatgtttaaaagaaagattttaatttattaaatttcctttttataaaccaatcatgaagggataaaaattattgagaaattttataaaattccggaagcaaataaggaagttttaattggtgtttaaaattttatttgcttggagttttttattgtggccggccattataaaattgagaaaggaaattatttttaattaaataaattttccttttcaatggcaaaagaattaaggaagtttttattaaaatttccttatttgccaagatcaaggattatcaaagcgggggtagaggaggcttcatggctaaggaatctattctatttttctccctcttttcttcttcttgtggccggccctagcctttctcccttcttctcttttggtggccgaaccatacatctcttggagctcttgttggtggccggacctaggaaggagaagaagaagaggaggaagcctcatcttgaagatcccttggagtattggtggtgatcaagttcttcttccttggaggtggttcttcttgtggccgaaccttgcttggagaagaagaaggtgcgtggtggttctcgtctcggaagatcgtcgcccacacgacgtccgggataagaagaggaatacggtagaagatcaagaggtttttctaaaaggtataactagtagtttttctttccgcatcatactagttatttttggaaataatactaaatacaagaggcttacgttctagtgtttcgaatatggtttttcgaaattgtgttcttttgtttctttcttttccttgtgatttgattgttctctttggttaacctaaagttattttaggaaattaaatattagctttccatattaggttttgtctagtcggtggtggttgctcccatatccaagaaggccatgtgtctcgccacgtcagtactgggaaccaattatggaaattaatatttaatggaattaataacttaaggtgacttgggtcgaacgtgttaagttccgcaggagatccaagtcaaaacctaaaagaacgaatagattaagttttggatcaaacgtgttaagttccgcaggcgatccaaaatttaatttaaaagaacacatggtagctaggaaaaggttcagacctttgtacaaaatttttgtacagtggaacctataggttttccgagtagcaaccaacagatttgTGCAGAGACATAGAGGAAACATGCAGAACCTTAAGGCAATATGGACTCAAGCTCAATCCTGGCAAATGCTTGTTTGGAGCCATAAGTGGCAAATTCTTGGGCTATATGGTgaccgaacgagggatagagaCAAATCCCAACAAAGACCGAGCGATCCAGGATATGGAGCCTCCACACAATATGAAAGAAGCTCAAAGGCTAACCGGGTGAATCACTACGTTATCCCGCTTCATCTCTCGCTCAGCCGATCGAAGTTTTCGTTTCTTCAAAATACTTCGAAAAGCCaataaatttcaatgggatgaagaatgtgacaacaCATTTCGAGAATTGAAAGAGTACTTGTCCACCCTACCTATGTTAGCTAAGCTTGTAGTAGGAGACAACTTATGGGTTTATCTTTCAGCaaatgagcatgctgtaggctcggtaCTGGTGAGGCAGGAGAGGAAGGAACAACAACCCGTGTACTTTTCAAGTCATCTATtgaaaggagccgagtgtagGTACACTACACtcaaaaaattagcttatgccttAGTCTTAACATCTAGAAGATTACGACCTTACTTCATATCGCACACGATTATAGTATTAACTAATAGTACTCTCGGGCGAGTGCTCCTTAATCCAGAAGCATTCGGGTGATTGATTAAATGGATGACCGAGCTCAGCAAATATGACATATAATATCAGCCTCGTTCGACAATTAAAgcgcaagctctagcagattttatAATAGAAGTGCAAGGCCGCAAAGAAGAAGGGATTTGGAAGATTTATGTAAATGGGTCTTCTACCAGACAGGGTAGTGGTATCgatattcttcttatatctcccagGGAGGATCGGGTTCAAGTTTCTATCCGGCTAAGTTATAGATCCACCAactagggctgtaaacgagccgagccgagccgagccaagcttaaaatgaaccaagcttttgaaatgagtgttcaagcttggcttggtttatttttgatgagcttgagcttgtttgaagcttggcttgagattggttcgtttagatgttatcgagctctcaattcaagcttggcttgagcttggttcgagcttggcttgagcttggttcgagcttggtttgtttagatgttatcgagctctcaattcaagcttgtttgattatttaaaactttcagttgtttgattggttattgaacttgataatttaaatttatttattttattttattatttatttagtatattgaaaagaattttattactgaatatggttcatgaacattgttcacgaacgtaatcgagctgaacacatatgtgttcaagcttgtttgtttagcttaacgagttattcaagcttgtttgtttagttaatcTTGTGcatattgaacaaacataaacaagcttttaccaagctgaacaccaagcttgttcacgaacgcttggttcatttacagtcctaccaccaacaatgaagcagaatatgaagcattaatAGCTGGCTTGCAAGCAACTCGACATGTAGGAGCTGCTCGGGTATGGATTTACTCTGATTCTCAGCTGGCAGCACAATAATTGTCAGGCAAGTTCGAGATCAGTAGTGATCAACTTAAATTATATACAGAagcttttgataaattgaaagctACATTCCAAGAGGTAAATATACAGAAAATCCCCTGATCAAAAAATCAAGTGGCGGATGAACTGGCAAAGCTTGCATCAGCAGTGATACCTTGGAGCCTAGACCAACCAATAGAACAAACAGTATTGgtgtcttgtattgaaagacaagctaATATGGAGATACAATGAGACTGGAGAGCATCGATCATATTCTTTTTGCAACAAGGTGCCTTGCCAGGTGATGTCGAACGAGCGAGAGTCTTTAAGAAGAAAGCCATCAGATATACTTTGATAggggatcagctttacaaaagggCCTTTTCTAGCCCCTTGCTCAAATGTATTGGACCGGAAGATATGCAATACATCTTACAAGAGGTTTATCAAGGTTCGTGCGGTAATCATATTGGGGACAGATCTTTAGCGCGTAAAATTttattggccgggtatttctggacTACCCTACAGGAAGATGCAGCTCAACTCGTAAGGGCATGTCTGTCTTGTTAGAAGCATCAGAATATCCCATATCATCCTACCCAACTGTTGAAGACTTCCATCATTTCGTTCCCTttcgatcagtggggtatggacatagtaggcTCATTTCCCCTAGCCACAACCCAAAGAAGGTTTCTATTAGTAGCTgtagattatttttaaaatggGTGGAAACTGAACCATTGGCAAGAATTATGGAACACGCAGTCATCAAATTCCTATGGCAACACATtatttgcagatttggtattcctcataaattagtctctgataatggaagacaattccagGGACAGAGGATTAGAGAATGGTGTGCAGGATATGGCATTGCATAGGCATTCACCTCTGtagcatatccacagagtaacaGGCAAGCAGAAGTGACCAACAAAGAAATCATTAGAGGACTTAAGACTAAActagatcatgttggtggtagttgggtagatgagttacccagtGTGCTATGGGCTTATCACACCACCCCTCGAGAGGCTATGGGAATAACCCCATTTCAGCTAGTATATGGTGGGGAAGCAGTAGTCCCCATTGAGGTGGGGATAGAATCTGATCATAGACGACtctatgatgaagataatgatgGTCGACGTCTTATGGAACTCGATCTTATTGAAGAAGCTCGGGACAAGGCAACAACTCGTCTTACATCTTATCGACAGTGAATGAGATGGAATTACAACAAAAGGGTTATCCTCCGattctttcaagtaggggatttagtGTGGAAGCATGTCAAACCTGTGGGGGATGTTACTAAATTGGCACAGAAACTCGCTTCTGGCTCTTATTATCTCCAAGACTCAGAAGGAAGAAAGCTTGAGAGGCCTTGGAGTGTGAACCACTTACAACCATACAAAGCCTAACAAGTACGCATGTAATTTGTTCttatatttcatttaatttttgagTATAATGAAAAGATGCAAGCATATACTATTTAATCAATACATGCATTTACTAGAATAAACCAAACAATTTTCTCCtgagcgtgtttcctccgctcgataacagtcgatcggggacttcAAGGAGTGACCAGGCTGGCTTCTTGGAAGGGAACCAGAGACTTAAACCTCTAATCATCAAGCGTGTTTCCTCCACTCAGATCTATCCGagtgtgcttcctccgctcgataacagtcgatcgggggccttaaggagtgaccaggcTAGCTTCCtggaggggaaccggagactttaaacctctaatcatcgagcgtgcttcctcctctcgataacagtcgatcggggacctcaaGGAATGACTAGGCTGGCTTCCTAGaggggaactagagactttaaacctcaaaTCATCGAGCGTGTTTCCTTCGCTCAAATCTatccgagcgtgcttcctccgctcgaaACAGTCAATCGGGAACCTCAAGGAGTGACCAGGCTGGCTTCCtggaggggaaccggagactttaaacctctaatCATCTAGCGCATTTCTTCCGCTCAGATctattcgagcgtgcttcctccgcttgaTAACAGTCGATCGGGTACCTCAAGGAGTAACCAGGATGGCTTCCTGgaggggaactggagactttaaccTCTAATCATCGAGCATGTTTCCTCCGCTCAGATCTAtctgagcgtgcttcctccgctcgatAACAGTCGATCGAATACTTCAAGGAGTGACTAGGCTGGCTTCCTAGAgggaaaccggagactttaaacctctaatCATTGAGTGTGTTTCCTCCACT
Coding sequences within it:
- the LOC122013780 gene encoding uncharacterized protein LOC122013780, producing MEDNSRDRGLENAYPQSNRQAEVTNKEIIRGLKTKLDHVGGSWVDELPSVLWAYHTTPREAMGITPFQLVYGGEAVVPIEVGIESDHRRLYDEDNDGRRLMELDLIEEARDKATTRLTSYRQ